A portion of the Bdellovibrio bacteriovorus genome contains these proteins:
- the motA gene encoding flagellar motor stator protein MotA yields MGFVGIIIVFATVFGGYIAGHGKMGVIIEAAVLEMVIIGGSAFGGYVIANPMKIVKMGFKLSIKAMTAKGPQKKDYIELLQMLFQLFQAFRKEGPQGIEKHVEEPEKSEIFKAYPSFMHNHHAVDFLCDTMKVTLSAELSPYDVDDLLDADIKGIHAEEHLAQHAIAAVAGGFPGLGIVAAVLGIVKTMGVLTAGTEVIGEYVAHALVGTMLGVFCAYGLIEPTATKIAADIEAEGRYLGCIKAALVALQRGAPPIVCVEYARRSIMPEERPTFAEVDKATKEIKKAA; encoded by the coding sequence CGTCATCATCGAAGCTGCCGTACTAGAAATGGTCATCATCGGGGGATCGGCCTTCGGTGGTTATGTGATCGCCAATCCAATGAAGATCGTTAAGATGGGATTTAAACTCTCCATCAAGGCGATGACGGCGAAGGGTCCTCAGAAAAAAGATTATATTGAGCTTCTACAAATGCTTTTCCAGTTGTTCCAAGCATTTCGTAAAGAAGGCCCTCAAGGTATCGAGAAACACGTTGAGGAACCAGAAAAGTCTGAAATCTTTAAAGCGTATCCAAGTTTCATGCATAACCATCACGCGGTGGATTTTCTTTGCGACACGATGAAGGTGACTTTGTCGGCAGAACTTTCCCCCTATGACGTTGATGATTTATTGGATGCGGATATCAAAGGTATTCACGCCGAAGAACATCTAGCCCAACATGCGATTGCCGCGGTTGCCGGGGGGTTCCCGGGGCTAGGGATCGTTGCCGCCGTTCTTGGTATCGTTAAGACGATGGGTGTTTTGACGGCCGGTACGGAAGTCATCGGGGAATACGTTGCCCATGCCCTTGTGGGAACGATGTTAGGGGTATTTTGCGCCTACGGTTTGATTGAACCTACGGCGACAAAAATTGCGGCAGATATCGAAGCAGAAGGTCGTTACTTAGGTTGTATTAAAGCTGCACTCGTAGCGTTGCAACGGGGGGCACCTCCGATCGTGTGTGTTGAGTACGCACGCCGCTCGATCATGCCAGAAGAAAGACCCACATTTGCTGAAGTAGATAAAGCCACGAAAGAAATTAAAAAGGCAGCTTAA
- a CDS encoding flagellar motor protein MotB: protein MAEKKQTIVIKKIIVSGGGGHGGSWKVALADFMTALMAFFLVMWIVGQSEETKKAVSDYFSTPSIIEYNFYNFGTEITLEKLFLDLLNEPLKAFQSFMEPADKTPNLLDMGSTKVVAAYMADKMTDVAKNVVVTPDGFDFDIPDYMLFERGSAQPNSKFVSVMDKIKGVTTGLKDADIKITSGLFVQAVPDSSVMSANKVASERFDIVRNKILASLESNTVTVDGGINVKEKRGEIDPAKLVGFIRIKISQKEITSDGRKPRKLDALFGPSRVDMSVYDNFVNQVSNRKKASAPSAKETQGEALKRQVDEHLKEETGIKDPSSHSE, encoded by the coding sequence ATGGCAGAGAAGAAACAAACAATCGTCATTAAAAAGATCATCGTCTCTGGAGGCGGTGGTCACGGGGGTTCCTGGAAGGTGGCTCTTGCCGACTTCATGACCGCCTTGATGGCATTCTTCCTGGTCATGTGGATCGTTGGACAATCTGAAGAAACAAAAAAAGCTGTTTCTGATTATTTCTCGACACCGTCAATTATTGAATACAACTTTTATAACTTCGGGACTGAAATCACCTTAGAAAAACTTTTCTTGGATCTTTTAAATGAGCCACTAAAAGCGTTCCAAAGCTTTATGGAGCCTGCGGATAAAACGCCAAATTTGTTAGACATGGGGTCGACAAAAGTGGTGGCGGCTTATATGGCAGACAAGATGACCGACGTGGCGAAAAACGTCGTTGTCACTCCGGATGGATTTGATTTTGATATTCCGGATTACATGCTTTTTGAAAGAGGCAGTGCTCAACCGAATTCAAAATTCGTGTCGGTGATGGATAAAATCAAAGGTGTTACAACGGGACTTAAAGATGCAGATATTAAAATCACTTCCGGACTTTTCGTGCAAGCGGTTCCGGACAGCAGTGTGATGTCAGCGAATAAAGTAGCGTCCGAGCGTTTTGATATCGTAAGAAATAAGATCTTGGCTTCTCTTGAAAGTAATACTGTCACCGTAGATGGTGGTATTAACGTCAAAGAAAAGCGTGGAGAGATTGATCCGGCCAAGCTTGTGGGCTTCATCCGTATTAAAATTTCTCAGAAGGAAATCACTTCCGACGGACGTAAGCCGCGTAAGTTAGATGCTTTGTTTGGGCCTTCTCGAGTAGATATGTCGGTGTATGACAATTTCGTGAATCAAGTCAGCAATCGTAAAAAAGCATCAGCTCCGTCAGCAAAAGAAACTCAAGGCGAAGCGTTGAAGCGACAAGTGGATGAGCATTTAAAAGAAGAGACGGGAATTAAAGATCCGTCTTCGCACTCAGAATAA
- a CDS encoding TorF family putative porin, which translates to MRRYIAFISILISSWSALGAETNSPTFALTGDVTLTSHYVENGLSQSDKSPALQGSFWFNFGPQFRLGLWGSNTNYPGSDDHFNLRGMAEIKVAFSQTSHMAVSYQQSQFYNGGEHNGNILGLHVGFMTDYRISYESMSNWEATEARSARVGFGRTFNVFSTWKWDNEIGYNDPKALNFNPYFDAKTAIGTKWSVIYFEGALTGTSESSQFDGAGDFFFILSAKTDL; encoded by the coding sequence ATGCGAAGATACATTGCTTTTATCTCTATTCTAATTTCATCATGGTCCGCCCTAGGGGCTGAAACCAATTCACCCACATTTGCACTAACCGGTGATGTAACCCTGACATCTCATTATGTAGAGAACGGATTGTCCCAATCCGACAAGTCCCCCGCATTGCAAGGATCCTTCTGGTTTAACTTCGGGCCGCAATTTCGACTCGGACTTTGGGGGTCGAACACCAACTATCCGGGCAGCGATGATCATTTTAATCTGCGTGGCATGGCGGAAATCAAAGTGGCCTTTTCGCAAACAAGCCACATGGCCGTTTCGTACCAACAAAGCCAGTTTTACAACGGCGGCGAGCATAACGGGAACATCTTAGGCTTGCACGTGGGTTTTATGACCGACTATCGAATCTCTTACGAAAGCATGAGTAACTGGGAGGCCACAGAAGCTCGCTCCGCTCGCGTGGGCTTTGGTCGCACGTTCAACGTTTTTAGTACTTGGAAATGGGATAACGAAATCGGTTACAACGATCCGAAAGCTTTAAACTTCAATCCCTATTTTGATGCTAAGACAGCGATTGGTACAAAATGGAGTGTAATCTATTTTGAAGGCGCCCTTACCGGAACCAGCGAAAGTTCCCAGTTTGATGGCGCCGGAGATTTCTTTTTTATTCTGAGTGCGAAGACGGATCTTTAA